Sequence from the Mytilus galloprovincialis chromosome 13, xbMytGall1.hap1.1, whole genome shotgun sequence genome:
AAAACTACGGCTGAACGCAcattctatatatattcaaaattactctaaacatgctaaatgtctGCACAACAATATTAAATCTGCAAATTAGCGAAAGCAAACCTCACCGGGATTCCAACTCATGCTATTGAGATATTGAGACAACACCGTGCACTTTGTCCCTCCCTCCAGACCACCCGGCACAATTAAGCTTTCGGTGGCCTAGAGTTACATAATCTTTGCAGTAGAGTCTAGAGTTGTAATACAATTTATGGTATACTGGGAATGATGATGTAATAAGTTGCCAATTAGCCAACTGGTAAAGGATCATAAGATGCAGTCACTTATATTTTTATAAGTACGTCTAAACAAGTGATGGTTCTACGACAAATTCATCCCATGGAACACCAATGAATGTGTTATACGGCTGAAAACACATTGTGTATTCAAAATTACTTTAAATATCAGCACAGTACAGGAGGTGTTGTCACTATATCTATAGATTAAGAGACTATTGAAGAAATGGAAACATGTGGATCCATACTTACCATAAAACGCATCACTATCtagtagtattttttttatccctACTTGAAATCCGTAAGTACACGAATACGATGTGTTCAAGTCATCTCTTGTAACATTACGTATTATTAAAATAATGCCTGTTCTATTTGTTTCGCCATTGTATTTTGGGCCTGCACGATCATCTAAATCCTTTACGTCAATAAATAATGTAGTATAGTCATCTTCTGAAGTCCATTTCACCCATCCAGCGGATTCAGGACAACATTTATTTACTGGGCAAAAAAGGGATAAATCATCCCCGTACTGCGATACTTTCTTTCCGATCTTCCAGGAAAGATCACCTACAATTTGAAATTATATAGCTCTAACATTCATAATCATTTGTAATAAAAATGTGTGTGTAActcatttttaaacaaattttgatacTTACAATTATCTAATTAGATTTTAGATATAGACAAATAGTTTATATCATAACCTCGTACGAAAACGTtttcaatggtcttcaactttgtacttgtttggctttataaaaattttgacatgagcgtcactgatgagtcttatgaagacgaaacgcacgtctggcgtactaaattataatcctggtacctttgataactatttagttgAGGTTTTAGTATTATGCATTTTGTATTCAGTATATGGCTTCTGAAATGATGAAATTATAACTAAAAAATACATATAAGCAATGGCTACATACCTATAAAAAGATAATGCTTTAATTCCTAATGAAAACGGCTGGGATAAATCAACCCTTTAAAACTCATAAAACGGTTCTACGCTAAAACATTTACAATCTTCCCTGACGTAGAACAGCTCTTATGACATCACTGATCGTACTTTAGAACATAGACAGTGATCTGCatttaaattaacatttaatgACAGGTGAGAGATGTTAAGTAACATCCTATAGATAAAAACACAAACTTACCATGCTATGGCAAAAAACAAACATTGATACAAAGATGAAAAACTACATAGAAATCAAAGACTGAAAATCAAGAACACCCAAAAAATGTTCTGCGGAAGGGTGTTATACAGTATTTAAGTAAACAacagtaaaaatttgtttatgttttgtaatttttcaatttttattatttattcttaatcaaatatattttcatttacatgtGATAATGTAGTGAGGAAAAGTACTTGTGACAAGTTAACAAATCATTAATTATTGTAACAAACTTGACAAGTAACAAATTCTCTTTAGAGACACACGGTCAAAGAGAACCTATTTCAGACAAtttttgtatatgttaattaaagGCAATTACTCATCAACGACACCACGTACCAATACGGGAAAGTGCGCGTTTGTTAACATAAACGTGGTGTTAGAATGAATAATATTAGACGGCAAAATCGATTATGAAGTTGAAAAAGCATAGgatatcaatgcatttgaatcaacgatataagaatattttgtttgatatagTTGATTGATAACAGAATAAATAGAcgattaaatgaaaaaaaagatatttataaataaaatgaaatagaatAATGAAAGAGttataataaaatgaattaataaaTTGAAACAGTAAGATTAATAAAACAACCACTATCAAAGAatagaaaaattgaaataattactATAGAAGAAGATAAAACTATTCATAGCTGTTCCAAATATAGACGGGTCAGGATTCATTCTAGGAAAGAACTGTCGAAACAGTTCTAAGATATAGTTGTCAGACGCAgatctagggtagaactgtcaaaATTTGTCCAAGATAGAACTGTCTAATTTCGTTTAAGGGTACTTAGTAGTACTCTCTGGATTTATCCTAGggttcaattttctatattttttcaaggTTAGTAATTTCGGAATAGGATCTGAGGCAaacatattcaaaatattttaaaggtaGTGTTGTTCAGAAATGTGTTTTGATAATTCAACAGCTGTTCTAGGATGAAACAACTTTAGTCAAAACTCTAAGTCGTATAGATATAAAACAACATTATCATGTCCGGTCCTTATATGTTagatatctaaaaataaaacttaaaccAGTTGTTGTTGATGAACgataaatataatatgtaaaaaCACGTACATGTATGCaaaacaagattaaaaaaaaaactcgcgACAAAAAATTAGACGGGTAAAAGCAACCTGAATATAGACAATAACGAAGGATTacacaaatatgaaaaaatgtaacAACATATACACTATATCTTGAAATGAACCAATCCTGTACACACAAAGCTCCACAAGTACAATAAGACTTTAACAGTTAATTATCAAAGAAAAACTTTAATTGATATTTACTTGTCGATTCCAActacaatttataaataacagTACGATAGATCCCGTAAACAgcatatgtttaaaatcaaaacaaaatttaagttTGAGAGGATAATTTATTATCGTTTCGTATTTAATAACATGTAGTGACAAGCTTTGTTTGAACTATATTTTAATGACTTAATAGGATGAAATGCATTCCCATATGCTATAAAATGtccaataaaacaatataagCAATAGACAACCAGGATGAATTGTTAACATATATGTGTTACTTCCAAAAACCATAACTATGAATACATATTAGTATGAACAGCAACCAACATCAAATGTTTATTTACTATCATTGAGGAAGCACTGTTTCTTTTCTAATTATCAGAACAGTTGccatttcttttatatatataaagtacgcTCTAAACATAGGATTCTGAAAGCCAAATTTACTAAACATTTGGTAGAAGTAAGTTTGATAGAGTTTCAAAACATCGTGCTTTTGATCGTCATTATAGATTTTGATTTAATCAAGATGCAATTACCAATAACTTTTTGAATAAGCACTTGATATGACCAATCAGTTTTTTGTAACCACATTAACATCAGCACTGCTTTCTTAAAGAACAGTCCGGTTTTCATATTTTAAGTTTGCAGAATTCTCCCtttgtgtattgttttatatactgctgtttattaatttaatttaatatctTTAATCTTGTGTGTTGTCTTTGTTTTGTCAACTTACAGacctacatttttttctcaaagtgTTTTTCTGCGTGTAATTTTAGTGTatacaaatttcattatatttttttcagcatTATAATGTGTACTACAAGCGTACATATTGTTTATATACTTCAAAGAATATCAAAGAGATAGaaaaaacatgtataatttaatatgtaaacgacaaccactcagaggtgtaataccaccaaatcatggtacgtcacatccggttgtatacgaaagtaggtcgaaaaaatATTCCATTGAATTTGAAAGTTGTAGgttattaatcctacattttattgcagtaaaacatttctgtgtaataaacatatgtcttggatatttcaaaacaccattatgtttttatttgggatttccatagaatattttgtaaacttgaggtttCATGGTGAcgaaaccttgtacacagataaaataaggggacaaatttgatttgtaaacttccaatgatggttattttcttatatgcaatgacatGTTATGTGAAAtgtttttctatagtactggacaggctaatactttactcatgccaagtatttctttatttgaaacaaaaataataagtgcacatttttttgaaaagtgcaaatttaacaaagactaataggggaaatcaatggtAGTATTACACCTAATACAGATCGTTTCacttatttttgtttgatttcggTAAATGGACGATATCTTCTAATGAGAGTTAGATAACTTACATTCATTAGTTTTGCATAAACATATCACCACCATAAGGTTTGTAAACGGTATCTTCATTAGTGTACTGTTTAAatgatatctgaaaaaaaaatagcagTTAAGTGTATGGTATGTGTTAAACTTAAATCAGTCTTTGATACGCTTAAGTAATAAAACGTAATTTTAAACTCTGGTTAATATTTACAGGACAAAAGCAACGAAAAACATAAGAAACCGACATTTTTAACATTAAAAGTATTATGATAATAAGGAGACGTCACAAGTTGGTTAATGAGACGCCTTTCAATCAAAGTTCCAAagaagtagatgtaagcaattacagGCACTATTGTGACCTTTCATTCAAAGAAGGAGAGAAAGATTACAAAGGAACATTCAAATGCATAGATAGAATATATACTAACAACGCgatggctaaaaaaaaagacaaacagacaaatatatgGAGAGCCGCATTGTACCCCCCGAACATTTTAATTTTTCCTTTATTATCATtaaataacatatgcaatacacatacactatatatgtaacatatgtaacaaaaaaatataatacatacgTAATATACAGTATAAGTGTATACAGCTAAAGGTAACAAATATCAATCAGGATAAATTAACTTGAGCATACACACTCATAATCAGGTGTAACCTCACCATACTCTACATGTGCCTACTCTAAATTTGGTGCAAATGACTGAACTAAATTGACAAGGCTGAAGATTAATGTCGTTTCAGATTTGATTAAAATGATGATAATAATCAGGGGATCCAGCAGATTAGTTTTGGATTGAATGTTATAATAATAATCGGCAGGTCTCATAATTGTCCCGAAGATTGTCCCGCAGATTATATTTTggtttgtattttttattaaaataatcgGCGGATCGTGATTATTAAAAGCCGAAGaattttttattaaagataatCGGCGGGCTCTCGATTCAAGCCGAAGATTTTATAATTATCGACATGGGTCGTGTATTTAAAAAAGCCGAAGATTCTTATATTGATACTAAGCGGCGGGGTCGTGAATTTCAAAAAGCCGAACATTTAtttgtctccttttttatttctaaaggtaaaataacattaattggggtaaatgtgtttgtgtgtgtggGGAGGGGAAGGATTAGTTTCATTTCAGCTTTtcatacaaataatagtacacaagacataacatagaaatctaaagactacGCATACTAAAAGGTCCCGACATGATATCAgtaatatgaaacaatttaattgTAAAAACTAACTTCTTAAGTTATAACAAAACTATCTATAAAACAAGACCTGAATCAACGAAAATCTCTACACTAAAGCATTAATACATGTGTTTAGCATTTATTCTAATTTACTGATTACAAAATCattatcaatatcaataaaaatcaatatttcatgatcttattgtattttaaaaacgCAGATGAGTGTTATAAAAATAGCTGTTTTGTTTGATATATAATCGATTATAGTTCCTACTAGGTCGAATGAgtttcagactaggtcgagtttAGATCAGAATAGGTCTTACAGTCTTGATCGAGAGAAGTTTAGACACCTATAACATGGCTCATTCTACGAGGAAAAGTCGAGGAAAAATCGGTACAGTCGAGTTCAGATATAGGCTATTTCAGACTTTTTGTGTGTTGTAATGTTTATTCAACCTTAAAATTTTTTACAATCACCACGGGTATGTTACTTTtgcttaaataataataataattttctaGATCATATTGAGAAGATTACCCGAAGAAAAGTTACTTATTTGCAAATCAAATATAAACAgcaatttttgtcttttgtttttgttgcttcAAACTGATTAACTCGACTTCCAATAATTAAACTAATAATGACAAAATGTTCATCTAGCGTACAAACTTGTAGATCTGGTAATATTGATGAGTTTTTACTGTAACCTAATTGTCAAGTAGTACAAACCTGATcatgaaatattcaaaataaaattaaaaatgttttttataacattttatgtttCCCTGAGAGTGAAGTATTACAGGAAATAGtgctttaaaacatttgattttgtgtAAGTATGTACACGGACATTTTAACATTATGTATACAACGCAACATAATCCGTTTTCAGTCAGGTATGTTCAAATTAGTAAATGGTATTGTTTTAATATAAGGTGCACACTTTCGCTTACTGATGTCCTGTGATTATATGaaacgttttctttttttttcttttagagtATGGATAGCcgatatatatttattatgatcTTTTTCAATCGCATAGGTTTTGAATGAAAGGCTAGTTAAATGTTGCAAAATACACAATGAATTTGTAATTTATTCGTTAAGCTTTGATACACATTCGCTCAAAATGATTATTATGttctttttcaaatcaattttaacATGTAACGTAACGGACCGTAACAAGTTTTAAGAATTATTTCTAAACTAATACCTACAAGACGTGTAAAAATTCATAGGTTTTCTTTTAATGCAGTTCAGACGTTAACGTATATGTAAAAGTACATTAACGAGATGAGACTAACAGAATTGAGAATAATGTgctaatatatatacaaaacaaaactctaaaactgctttttaattttaaacaacattGTATCTTTAAAAGATGCTGCATAGCAATCAGATGCTACCCACGTTGTAGCACAAAAACTTTTAAGTTAGCATTTGTTTCTTATCACAAAAACTTTTAAGTTAGCATTTGTTTCTTATCTTGATCAATTTGTACAAATCAAGCAGAAGGTGGCACATGAACGGGTGTTAGATTTGACTCATAACAGTTTTCTGCATGCTATAATATAGTCATTAAGGATTTTTCTGGATTTGTTGTAAGcacaaatgaaagacaagaatacaaaaattaccgTAGCGTAATTACACAAAGACGAGCTGTTTAAGTACCGAACCACGTCAAATGAATAATACAAGAATTAGATCaaatagtaaaagtaatattcaaaagacaaataaaagaatactgtaACACgtatattatttgtgaagttaaaCGGTATTATTTATTAACACGGTCATGATACTTTTGAATGAACATTTGTTTAGAAAGAGACGACACGTTCTTTCACATACCCCTGATTCATCAACTGCCCAggcactgatgacgttttacaaagtttaAGCAGCAGTTGCAAGCTTTTTCATACCGTTGTGAAATGCATATGCCACGATCAGGTTAAGTTGGAGTATTGCTACCAAGGTTGGGGacttgataatttcaaaattaaaatcatctgatttgtcatagattctggcaCTGAGATGACTACGTATGTCAAATTTgagttatttaaggaatgactgtaatattttttctgtctataaagtaataacataaaacatttggtgcacactgaataacgcgcgtagagggttatttaacagtgtgcaccacattttgtttatgttatttcaaatagacagaaaacatattacagtcattttttataatttaattctaaattccattttaaactgtagaaaaccatgaaaaaacgttgatgacgtcacggtcacatgattaAAATATGTCTATGTGATGATAACAAaaaaacgtcagccaatcagaagacatattacatccaaaatcaaattataagtTACTGTTATCGTCAATAATTTCTGGACCGGGATGTAAACAAAAGGATCGTGAAGTTTCTTGGAATCCTCTTTGAAAGTGTAATTAGTCACGTTTATTGCAGTTTTTAAAGACTATCAATTGAAACTGAAagaaataacaaaagtataaatactgaatgtttatttttcatgcacacaaaagaaaattatttctaaattaccTAAAAGGAACAAGAACATTTATCTTTCGGTGCCTCATTGTCTAAATATAATTTATGCTTTGATATTCCCCAGCTGTGTTCTTTATTTCGCGGATATAATGATTAACAgttattattgcatagcaatataatatatttcccacagaaagtaaccaaaagttagcgtgcaataaattctaatattgcaataattattgaaattcatgacgtcatcaacgacaaaatctttgATTAAACCAATTCTTACTTTAAAATACTaaattgctatacaataaaagggttattgcatgaatattggggaatattgtccctcgtagaacatatattgcacttgtaagttcgtgcaatataaaatgcttaaaaaattaaaatcacaaaaaataccaaacaaggaggaaaattcaaaacgggaagtccgtaatcaaatggaaaaatctaAATCCAAAATTCATCatacgaattgataacaactgtcatattcctgacttagtatagGCATTATCCTATGTTGAAATTGTTGGATGAAACCGGATTTTATAGCTAGTTATATCTCTTacttgtgtgacagtcgcatAAAGTTCCATTATAGGATTAATACcgccattgattttcccctattagtatttgttaaatttgcactttttcaaaaaattgtgcagaatttatctttgtttcaaataaagaaatacttggcaggTGTAACGTTTTATCCTGTCTAGTACTAcataaaaagtttcacataacatttcgttgcatacaagaaaaaaaaacatcactggAACTTAATTACCAATCAAATTTTCCTCCTTATTTAATCGGTGTACAAGCTTtagtcaaattcaagggaatatgtTTTTTCGACTTATTTTCGTATGCAGCCGAATGTGacataccatgatttggtgggATTATACCGCTATTGATAACGATGTGTGGACACATTATCAAATATGGTTTTAGAAAAGCATGTTTGATATTTAGGGGATGTCTGTTTTGCACATTCTAAGCTAAATTCGAATAAGCAAAATTACATTGGTGCGAACAATTTaactatgttgtgtcatgtgtactattgtttttctgtttgtctttttcatttttagccatggcgttgtcagtttgttttagattcatgagtttgactgtccctttggtatctttcgtccctcttttaacgtTTTCAGCACTTAAATAAAGTCTTTCATTCCAAAATTAACGTTAAGTAGTAAATATTCTGAAACTAAAAAAGATTGTTTTGACATATTGTATCAGGTGAAGTGAAAGTAAATAACAtctgtttatttcaatttaatttaatttcaaagagGAGTTCATCAAACGGTAAATTTGCAGACACAATTAGGAGGGAGGGGTTTATTCTTAACTACTATTTATATGTATAATAGAAGGTCATGTTTAAGCCGCAACATACTATAAATGCTAACAAAACTACGCTGTTAAAACAGTTATAGCGATGAGGCATTAGAAAAGCAAAAATGTTACCTTGAGAACTCTTAACTCTTAACTCTTTTCAAACGCTGATAACATTCGATGGTAGAAATTTCAAAAAGTCTAGTCTCCACTTGAGAAAATTTGGATCTATATCCCAATTCTTTTGAATAACGAATAATCAATCTAAATCCCTTCATTAATAAAATGTCTACTAGGTGGCCTTGAACTtctatttttatatgtttgtaaTCAGGTGTTTACTACCCTATGTCACAGGGAATTATCGTGGATCTTTAAAAGGACAAAaccaaatattatatattaaatttcaaaatattaaaatgatattatAGGGTACAGGTAGTGATGTGACGTGTTCACGAAAAATCGATGACCTGATTAACAGGTGAACGATTTAAGAAAGATTCAATCTTTGTCGTCCTGACATAGAACTATACAAATGGAGTTTATTCTAAAGTAATTTATCCTTTATTTACTTTAGAATAAACCTCTTTTATATTTAACGAAGCAAAACTTTAATAAGAAAACATTATACAAGAAAAAGAATATATGTCACATAAGTCAATGCGTAAGTATTTAGAATCGGTCTTGTATGTGACTGGTGCATTTTACTGGTTGCAATTCGAGTTTCcttttgacatataatggttaaGGTAACTAGGGTGTCTTATAGATGATTAAATGAAGTTGAAGAACGACATGcattaatgaaaaagtatatagatAATTTTACTTGAGTAATTTTATTTAGATGTGTCACTCTGAATGACGGTATATTTCATAATATTACAGAAATCAGTACTTCAAAATTGTTAACGTATATATGACTTACAATTTTGAAACCCCTAGACGtctgtaaaaaaatgtataagcTATTTTGCCAGAGTGCGAGCTAAAATGAATTcgaattgtaatatttttttttatagaaatattcattttttttgtagtgTGCAGTCTGCGATTCcttgttattatatatattgaaactaACATTTAGATTGTGCCAAAGATCAATTTTTTCGTTCagtgtatttaaaaaatattgtatgattgccaatgagacaactctccaaaagagaccaaattaacacagaaattaacaatgataggtcaccgtacggctttcaacaatgtgcaaatccaatactgcatagtcaactataaaaggccccgaaatgaaaatgttaaacaatttaaacgagaaaactaacgaccctATGTATGttcatttctgttattttatcttttagcggtttcaattgatattttatagtgactTTTTCTAGGATGTGATGTTACACGATTGTTTCCGGAAAGGGTGAAGGTTGGTTCCTATTAAACGTTAAGATTCGCTGTATTTCTTTGCACCTTTCATAAGTCAAAAAGCTGAGGTTCGGGAATTGTAGTATGTTCAAGggttcataaaaattaaaaacacaaacatactgaactccaaggacaATTCAATTTTAAGTCGCTAATCTTATGCccaaatcaaacgctcaaacaaataaaaaaaataagcaacaactgtcatatttctgacaggcattttcaaatgtagaaaatggtggattgaacctggttttatagcactaaacctctcacttgcataaCAGTCGCATCACACTCCATTATAAATACTTATTATGACAATATTGATGTTGAAAGGCAATTTATAATCAGTTGGACATCAAACGATAAGACACAACACATTATTCAAACGAAACCATAACagaattatcaaaaataaaagtaGTATATGAATGTTGAATGTACAAAGTACAGAGAGACATGGTATAGAAATGCAAATTCCCACTCAATTCACCATTTAAATTCGGGAAAATGTCACTTCGATGCCAAGCATACCTACAACAAGGATGTTAAAACACAACTTAACACGTAATAAAAAGGTAATAAGTTAGTCTAGACACTGACACATCGTATAGATTTTCAACTTCgaaatcgtgatggtgtccttACAATTTGCGGAGAGACATTTTTAATCATCCCGTCTTATAACTACTTTGTTGTCGCAGTTTCC
This genomic interval carries:
- the LOC143056160 gene encoding uncharacterized protein LOC143056160, whose product is MKCDLSWKIGKKVSQYGDDLSLFCPVNKCCPESAGWVKWTSEDDYTTLFIDVKDLDDRAGPKYNGETNRTGIILIIRNVTRDDLNTSYSCTYGFQVGIKKILLDSDAFYVKVKKQYCRESELPEQTENDSSQNSKQVIPTEYAIALLAVLVVVVILLVARFVFFKNKPSTEMAHSEDASEGINRNLLIDDFI